From the Candidatus Babeliales bacterium genome, the window GTGCCTGTTTTGCCCGCTGTATACAGTTCTAAGGCATTTAATTTAAATTCTTTATCATAAATTCTTATTTTTCTCATAAAGTCCCTCGTAATTGTTAGTTTACTACAAGTTCTTCATGTCTACAAAAGTGTAGCAGGATCACCACGCACGCCAATGGCGGCTCGCGACGACGATTGTGGGTTACTTGTTCTTATAGGGCGGAAGATTTTTGGGTATCAATAGAGCACGTGGATTTGTGCCACTCTATTTTTTGATTCGCCATTTCAATATATCTATGATATTTTTTCCCATTATATGTCATGAAAAACAGTGTTAGCACAAGGAGTTGAGATTATGGACAAAAGAAGTAGTTACGGAACTATGAGTTTTGGTGGTAATGGATATATGAAAAATAACAACGGATACATGAATTATCTGTTACTTGCTGTAGGACTGGCAGCAGTTGTAGGCGCAGGATATTTTGGATATCGATGGTATGTTGTTTCTCGTGAGCAATCTGCGCAGGTGATGTTTGCAGAATGTTTGCGTGAATACGAGAAAGGTGCGCGCGAGCGTCAGACATGGGCTGATATTCAAGCGTTATGGGCAGCGGGATATGCGCGACATACACAGTCATCATTAGCTCCATATTTTAAGGCATTTGAAGCAAACAGTGCATTAAAGCAGGATAAAAAAGCAGAAGCGGTTGCATTATTAGATGCAGCGTTATCTCTGGTTGCCGCTTCATCACCATTATACACCGTATATGCAACCAAACGCGCACTCATTAATATTGATTTGGGAAATGAGACTGGTTTACAAGAGTTAGAAAAACTTGCGTATGATAAAAACAATGTACAGCGTGATGTAGCGCTTTACTATTTGGGATTATACCAGTGGTCAAAAAATAATATTGAAGATGCTAAAGAGGCGTGGGAAACATTAACAGCATTGCCAGATTCTCCTGAGCAAACAACATTATGGACAGCGTTAGCAGAACAAAAATTACAACAAATTGCGTAAGTAGGTATTGATATACATGATGACAACGAATACACAAGCAATACGAGTGCGATTTGCACCATCTCCTACTGGACATTTGCATATTGGTGGTTTGCGTACAGCAATTTTTAATTGGTTATTTGCGCGACACAATAATGGTACATTTTTAGTACGGATTGAAGATACGGATCGCGAGCGGTTTAAGCAAGAATATGTTGATTCTATTATTGCATCATTGCAATGGAGTGGGCTTGTCTCAGACGAGCCCATTGTAGTTCAATCGGAGCGATTGCCAGAGCATACTGCATTGGTAGAGCAGCTATTGGCGCAAAAAAAAGTGTATCGTTGTTATTGTAGTGAACAAGAGGTTCTTGCGCGTCATGCTCAAAAATATGGTCCACAGGATGCATTTATTAAATATGATGGGCATTGCCGTGACCGTGAGCCTAAAGATATATCGCTGTCATCGGTAATTCGTTTTGCATTGCCGCGCGATATTCAGCATATTTCATTTGATGATATGATTCGTGGTACCGTTACCTTTGATATGAATCAGTTTGATGATTTTATTATAGTTCGTTCTGATGGACGGCCAGTTTATAACTTTGTGGTAGTTGCGGATGATGCATTCATGAATATTACCCACGTAGTTCGTGGAGAAGATCATATTCCTAATACGCCAAAACAGATTTTTCTTTTTCAAGCGTGTGGATATGTAGTGCCACAATTTGCACATCTTCCGCTTATCTTAGGCCCGAGCGGCGATAAATTGAGTAAGCGTGATGGTGCAGTTTCTGCAGTAGAATACAAAGCCAAAGGATATTTACCGGAAGCTTTGATTAATTATTTGGTCCGTTTGGGTTGGTCCCATGGTGATCAAGAAAAATTTACGCAAGATGAACTGATTCATTTGTTCTCATTGGATCAGGTGGGAAAAAAGGGAGCGATTTTTGATACTGATAAATTAAATTGGATGAATGGTGTATATATTAGAGAAAAAACAGCACAAGAGCTGTTTAATTACATTACCAATTATTTAGCTCCTGATTTCATTGATGCAGTTCCTGCATGGAATGAGCAGCAGGTTTTGCAGTTGTTGCAATTGTATAAAGATCGTGTGCTGTTAATGAGTGAACTAATGGAAGCGTTGATCGCTTTGTATACCGCTCCCCATACCTATTTGCAAGCAGATGTAGATAAATGGATTGGCAGTAGTACGTCAGCTCATTTACATGAATTTGTACAAATCATTGAGAAGCTGCCCACATATACAGTAGATTCCATAACGGATGCCGTAAAAACATGGTGTAAAGCACAGGGGATTTCACTCGCACATATTGCACAGCCATTGCGCATAGCGCTTGTGGGAAAAACGGCTAGTCCAGGAATTTTTGATTTGGTGTCGATTATCGGTAAACAGGAAACAATTTCTCGCATACAGATATTTTTGCGCCATATCGACAACTGATTATGGATTAAATTTATGCGGGGGGTGTATGAAAACAATTTTTCTGTTTCCAGGATATGGAGCACAATTTGTTGGCATGGGCAAGGAGCTCTATGACGAGTTTCGAATTGTGCAGGAATATTTTGAAGAAGCTTCCAACTGTATTGGTCATAATTTTGTAAAATTATGTTTTGCTGCGTCGGATGTGGAACTTGGTCGTATGGATCAAGCATATCCGTCTCTTTTTTTGGTGAGTTGTGCGATCGCACATCTGCTCAAAGATCAAGAGATTTATCCTGATTGTGTGGCTGGGTATAATATTGGCGAGTATGCAGCGATTTATACGGCAAAGGGATTTACCTTTCCTGATGGACTCTACCTCATTTCTAAATATGTTTCATTTTATCAGCAGGCCTTTCAGCAAGGGGCGGTGAGCGGGTTACGTATTTCTGGTCTTTCCTTAAAAATGGTAAAAGGATTATGCGAGCTGGCATCAGATGATGTACATGCAGTTTATGTCGCAGCATCTTTGAGTCCGCAGGTGCATGTGGTGATGGGACATGCTGATGCAGTGGACCGTGTGCGTAAAGCAGCAGGAGAAAAAGATGCAGAGAGCATGCAAGAGGTGGGAGCAGAATTTGGCTTGCATTCATCGCTTATGGAGCAGGTGGTTGCGCAGTATAAGATTTATATGGAAAAAGTGGATTTTAAAGATTTAGAAGTGCCCTTGCTTGCGAACGTTGATGCAAAACCGATTACGCTCGGTGCAGATGTTAAAGAAACAGTTATTAATCAAACCATCCTGCCAATACAGTGGCATAAAATTTTAGCAGCGGTGCAAGAATATGATTTGGTGGTGCAAGTGGGACCGGGCACAGAAATACGAGATATGGTTTTAGCATTATATCCGGATAAAAAAGTAGTGGCAGTAAATACAAAAGCAGATATACAAGAATTAAAACAGATTATTAATCAACCAATGGATCAACAGAAAGGAATAGACGATGCCAACATTTGATATGCAAGACACATTAGAGAAAATTATCACGATTATTGCCCAAGAGCTGAAAATTGAAAAAACGGTCGTAACGCATGACGTTACGCTCGAATCTCTTGGCGCAGATTCAATAGATATTGTCCAAATTATTATGCGATTGGAAGAGCAATTTGGCATAGAAATTAATGATGAAGATGCGGAAAAGATGCAATCTCTTTCTGATATTGCCGCGTATGTGCAGGCACGGCGTACCAAGTAATTATGGTCAGACGCATGTGCCTGGGCCTCTAGCCATGCTTTTCTCATGAGAGTCCGTGTCAGGATTAATGCTTTTATTTAACCCCCAGTTGACTGCCTGTCAATTGGGGGTTATCCTTATAGTGTTATGTTTGAGGTACATTATAAGGTTTTTAGCGTTAGGGGGACACTATGAAAATAAAGAATAATTACATGATTTTATTGATGACTGGCTTATGCCTATTTGCTGGCGGGATCAATGCTGCGGCAGAGGAAGATTCCAAGGAGGTTGGTATGAATCTGTATGGTAATCCAGCACATGGTTTGCAGGACGAAAAATTGAGTGTTTTAAGAAGACAGACAGGTGGCGCATTCTCTGATGAAGAACTTCAAAATATTCATACGATAGCGAATGAGGGCAGTGAGGCCAGAATTCATCTCAGTAAGGAGTTGAACTACGCCAGTGATAGATTACTTTCGGCTCAAGCAGAAGCTAAGCTTAGCCAGGTGTCGAAAAAACATAAAGCGTTTCAACATGTAGTTATGCGCGTGGTCATTCCACGGTTAGGTGCAAAGCATCCATTCACGGTCAGTTTGAACAAAGAGCTGCACTTATTTGGATCTGCGAAAAAAGATTTGAATAAACGGTTGAAAGGATTACAAAAAGCTGATCGAGAGAGGCTTCTCAGAAGAGGTCAAAGAAACGCGTCATGTGAGGATTTGTCGCGACTACGGGCATTGGATGAGCAGAAAGAAGACAAATCAATAGAGAAAGATTTTGAGGAATATGGCGAAATTGATGATACACGAGCACCAGTAAGACGCCAATCATTACCGAATTTACCTTCGGAATTAGTTCGTTTATCGTTGCCACAACCACAAGCAGAACCATCACCTGTTGCAGAACGGGTAAGACGTCTATCTGGCGCGAATTCGGAAAGCGAAGTATCGCAGCCCGCTGCTGCTGCTCAAGCGCAACCAGCGCGTCGTGGATGGGGTTGGAACATCGCTGCTGCTTTAGCAAACCAGGTCACTCAGCTTGCTGAAGGCTTATCTGGGGCTAATCTGGGTTAATATTTAATCTGCTTTAAATAGCGTATGGCTCATTATATACGCCAAAAATAGTTATATATAAAAGGCAAGGATTTTATCGGTTCTTGCCTTTTATCTTTGTGATCGTATCCTGTCTGATGTTGTTTTTCACGATTATCATTTTTTAAAGAGGCTATTATCATGAAATTTTTGAGCGTGCTGCGATTATACGGATTGGTTGTATGTTCCGGTGCAATGTATGCACAAGGGGTAGCCAATTCTGATGCCGATCGCTTGTCAAAAAATAGCATCACTTTGTACCAGGCGTATGATGCAGGGAAGATATCACAAGTTATATGTCGCGTAAATGAAGGAGCGTCAAAGCTATCATCAGCAGAAAGAATTTCATTGGCAGATGCGTATATGTATGGAAAATTAACCGCTGTGGATGGCATGGTGCAGTATCCGGATAATAGATATAATAAGAGAGGAGTGGTATATAAAATTGCTCCTGATAACCTGTATTCAGAATTGCGAGAAATGTGTGCGTTTGCTCAATATCGCAAAAGATATAAGCAAGATCATGATGCGGATAAATTTTTATCATCTTTGAGATATGTTCAGTTGATTCGCTTGTTCAAATATTGTATTACCGGTAATCCTCAAGACGGGCAAAAAGAGATAGAAGAAACCTTTGAAGAATTACGAGCCGAGCGTAGGGCTAGCAGGTTATATGCATTTATAACGCACCAAGATCTTGAAGGTGATGCAGATAAGGAAGTTATAGAACGCATCAGAAATAATCGGCGTAATCTTTTATCAGTAATCAAAAATCAGAACGATGCGCATGCAATTGTAGGTGCTGCAAGTAGAGCGTTACAGGTAGAAGGACATTTAAAGCATAGATTGCGTAGATTGTCAGCGAATATTACTGACTGTTTATCTAAGAAAAGTAGTGGCTCTGAGGACGATAAGAAAAAAGAGATGGAGCGACATCATCAGATTTGGTCTGAGTGGGTATTGCAGCGGCCTTTGTAATAGTATTTTAATTGATTGTTATGATGGTGAACGCCTCGTTATATGGCGAGGTGTTTCTTTTTTTATCTGCTATTGTCACAATAATGAATACATGGGTTATCGTATGCAGTAGTAAGTAGTGTATAAATAAAAAGGAGTTGCAATGCCATATGCATCAAATGCTGATTTGCCAAGTTCTGTTCGTGACCATCTTCCTGAGCATGCGCAAACTATTTTCCGCAAGGCATTTAATAGTGCTCATGAAGAATATAGTAACGAAGAGCAGG encodes:
- the gltX gene encoding glutamate--tRNA ligase, with amino-acid sequence MMTTNTQAIRVRFAPSPTGHLHIGGLRTAIFNWLFARHNNGTFLVRIEDTDRERFKQEYVDSIIASLQWSGLVSDEPIVVQSERLPEHTALVEQLLAQKKVYRCYCSEQEVLARHAQKYGPQDAFIKYDGHCRDREPKDISLSSVIRFALPRDIQHISFDDMIRGTVTFDMNQFDDFIIVRSDGRPVYNFVVVADDAFMNITHVVRGEDHIPNTPKQIFLFQACGYVVPQFAHLPLILGPSGDKLSKRDGAVSAVEYKAKGYLPEALINYLVRLGWSHGDQEKFTQDELIHLFSLDQVGKKGAIFDTDKLNWMNGVYIREKTAQELFNYITNYLAPDFIDAVPAWNEQQVLQLLQLYKDRVLLMSELMEALIALYTAPHTYLQADVDKWIGSSTSAHLHEFVQIIEKLPTYTVDSITDAVKTWCKAQGISLAHIAQPLRIALVGKTASPGIFDLVSIIGKQETISRIQIFLRHIDN
- a CDS encoding acyltransferase domain-containing protein; translated protein: MKTIFLFPGYGAQFVGMGKELYDEFRIVQEYFEEASNCIGHNFVKLCFAASDVELGRMDQAYPSLFLVSCAIAHLLKDQEIYPDCVAGYNIGEYAAIYTAKGFTFPDGLYLISKYVSFYQQAFQQGAVSGLRISGLSLKMVKGLCELASDDVHAVYVAASLSPQVHVVMGHADAVDRVRKAAGEKDAESMQEVGAEFGLHSSLMEQVVAQYKIYMEKVDFKDLEVPLLANVDAKPITLGADVKETVINQTILPIQWHKILAAVQEYDLVVQVGPGTEIRDMVLALYPDKKVVAVNTKADIQELKQIINQPMDQQKGIDDANI
- a CDS encoding acyl carrier protein; protein product: MPTFDMQDTLEKIITIIAQELKIEKTVVTHDVTLESLGADSIDIVQIIMRLEEQFGIEINDEDAEKMQSLSDIAAYVQARRTK
- a CDS encoding ChaB family protein, which encodes MPYASNADLPSSVRDHLPEHAQTIFRKAFNSAHEEYSNEEQAFKVAWSAVKHEYEKNADGKWVKK